ACTTCATGATAGGAAGCGCCTCTAGCGCCGGAAACCAATTCCTTTAATGGAAGTTGATTTTTCTCATACCGCCTTGCAGCAGCAATTAATTCCGCCGTTTTCATTGCCGTTCCAGAAGGGGCATCCAATTTTTGCTGGTGGTGGACCTCAATGATTTCAGCTTCGGGTAAGTAGCGAGCAGCCATGGCGGCAAATCGCATCATTAATACGGCACCGATGGAAAAATTGGGTGCAATAATGCCGCCCAGTTTTTTTTCTTCGCAAAGTGTTCTTAACGTTTTAATTTGCTCATCAAGCAAACCACTGGTGCCAATCACAGGATGAACTTTGCTATTAATGATGGTTAAGCAATTTTGATAAACGCAATCGGCGCGTGTTAAATCGATGACGATTTGCGCGTTTGTCTCCATGATAACGGATTGCAAATCATCTTCTCGAGTTAAACCAGCTACCAGTTGGAAATCAGGGTGTTTGGTGATGGTTTCGCATGCCAGTGTCCCCATTTTTCCATGTGCGCCGTTTACAATGACACGAGTTTGCATATAGGCTCCAAACAATGCACGAAAAAGAGATTAGCTATTTTTTCTTTGGGATGAGCTTTTCTTTTCTTCATGTATGGTCTTAAACGCCCACATGGCGGCTGGAATCCAACCGATTATGGTTGCTTGCAGGATGAGTGCTACCAAGGCTCCGCCAGGATTATCGTATATGAGTAAAACCAGGGCGGGGAAAAATAAAGCGATGCATGA
This genomic interval from Legionella oakridgensis ATCC 33761 = DSM 21215 contains the following:
- the dapB gene encoding 4-hydroxy-tetrahydrodipicolinate reductase is translated as MQTRVIVNGAHGKMGTLACETITKHPDFQLVAGLTREDDLQSVIMETNAQIVIDLTRADCVYQNCLTIINSKVHPVIGTSGLLDEQIKTLRTLCEEKKLGGIIAPNFSIGAVLMMRFAAMAARYLPEAEIIEVHHQQKLDAPSGTAMKTAELIAAARRYEKNQLPLKELVSGARGASYHEVNIHSLRLPGVLAQQQVLFGNQGETLSIHHNSIDRNSFMPGIILACQRVQTINSLYYGLEHLLDD